Proteins from a genomic interval of Alteromonas macleodii ATCC 27126:
- a CDS encoding DUF3301 domain-containing protein gives MTLLELVVWMVIGFTGYQFWRIRAISERTNAYLKQYCDKHGLQLLSVARAKTRFSFKYGKPDWHSVFNFEFSSNGEDRYTGEVELIGVRVMRTEVPPHRV, from the coding sequence ATGACGTTACTTGAGTTAGTGGTGTGGATGGTTATTGGGTTTACTGGCTATCAGTTTTGGCGCATACGGGCTATTTCTGAACGAACAAACGCTTACCTAAAACAATACTGCGATAAACATGGTTTGCAGTTGTTGAGCGTGGCAAGAGCAAAAACTCGGTTCTCGTTTAAATATGGTAAGCCAGACTGGCACAGTGTATTCAACTTTGAGTTCTCGAGTAATGGTGAGGACCGATATACTGGGGAAGTTGAATTAATAGGTGTAAGGGTTATGCGAACAGAGGTGCCGCCGCATAGGGTTTAA
- a CDS encoding DUF3549 family protein has protein sequence MSANSINSISEFLLHAGTEYQVFDLGRRLEPTDSQTFLEIENGSAYAPYPRQQHAWFGIVFWNKNASTQHYIWFVKLPLDEQGLVVAAARNHFLEIIVEALGQSVAEDTENAQTLPDNPYSFVPNQSQLAQFNALVKRTLSQPLSEEAQKVEAYVQAPQLVDWQQISMQSVADFVHSLSHHPKQDVLAQAIKTNTSLYSDVFLNTLMEMSESVSLPENLLAAYLDEIDKSDDINLAALRGTSEGTFNPTINNKLLELLKSEKSQRLDILSVIAARHFEQMEPLLLSAFLEQAANVDEKEGHKGALFAGFFSDLVQVPKLRRQVLTLLHSKANPQILTNAFQQLFAQARK, from the coding sequence ATGAGCGCTAACAGTATTAATTCTATCAGCGAGTTTTTGTTACATGCAGGCACTGAATACCAGGTTTTTGATTTAGGTCGTCGCCTTGAACCCACAGATAGTCAGACTTTTCTAGAAATAGAAAACGGCAGTGCTTACGCGCCCTACCCTCGTCAGCAGCATGCGTGGTTCGGCATCGTCTTTTGGAATAAAAATGCCTCTACGCAACACTATATTTGGTTTGTGAAACTGCCGCTTGATGAGCAAGGCTTAGTGGTGGCCGCTGCAAGGAATCACTTTCTAGAGATTATTGTTGAGGCATTAGGTCAGTCGGTTGCTGAAGATACTGAAAACGCACAAACACTGCCTGACAATCCTTATTCGTTTGTTCCCAATCAATCGCAGCTTGCTCAATTTAACGCACTAGTTAAACGCACCCTAAGCCAACCTTTAAGTGAAGAGGCGCAAAAAGTTGAGGCCTACGTTCAAGCCCCGCAACTTGTTGATTGGCAGCAAATATCCATGCAGAGCGTGGCCGACTTTGTACATAGCCTAAGCCATCACCCCAAACAAGATGTATTAGCGCAGGCAATTAAAACCAACACCTCACTTTACTCGGACGTTTTCCTTAACACATTGATGGAAATGAGTGAAAGCGTTTCTCTGCCTGAAAATTTATTAGCGGCGTATTTGGATGAGATAGATAAAAGTGACGACATCAATTTAGCGGCGTTAAGAGGCACGTCAGAGGGTACCTTTAACCCGACCATTAACAACAAACTACTCGAACTATTAAAAAGCGAAAAGTCGCAGAGACTTGATATTTTAAGCGTTATTGCAGCACGTCATTTCGAGCAAATGGAACCACTACTGCTTAGTGCCTTTTTAGAGCAGGCGGCAAACGTTGATGAAAAAGAGGGTCATAAGGGCGCCTTATTCGCAGGCTTCTTTTCAGATTTAGTACAAGTCCCGAAGTTACGCAGACAAGTGCTAACACTCCTGCATTCCAAAGCCAACCCTCAGATTCTCACCAATGCATTTCAACAATTGTTTGCACAAGCGAGAAAGTAA
- a CDS encoding YqcC family protein, translated as MSKVSSACHNALGRALEQLETAMEQEGVWPKKMPAEQELKNATESAVPFAVDCLAFESWLAFIFIPKMRILLKQEMPLPPMQIAPAAEIYLSSAHQRTLSQLQVIDNIANGDIG; from the coding sequence GTGAGTAAAGTGAGTAGTGCCTGTCACAATGCACTAGGTAGGGCATTGGAGCAGTTAGAAACTGCTATGGAACAAGAGGGTGTTTGGCCTAAGAAAATGCCTGCTGAGCAAGAACTTAAAAATGCCACGGAAAGTGCAGTTCCTTTTGCGGTCGACTGTTTAGCGTTTGAGAGTTGGTTGGCTTTTATTTTTATTCCCAAAATGCGCATTTTGTTGAAACAGGAAATGCCTTTACCACCCATGCAAATTGCGCCCGCAGCAGAAATATATCTGTCATCGGCGCATCAGCGCACTCTGTCCCAGCTTCAAGTTATTGATAATATTGCCAATGGAGACATTGGGTGA
- the truC gene encoding tRNA pseudouridine(65) synthase TruC: MGEQTQRTMQNDLKGQLTVHSDEQTIGKVDVGEEDSVNALHLPVLYQDEHIIAIEKPPGLLVHRSPIDRHETVFAVQTLRDQIGQHVYPAHRLDRPTSGVLVFSFSSEIAAKLGQQMMDKQVVKTYHAIVRGFVHHTGYIDYALKYRYDKIADKHKRPQQPPQPASTMYQSVAKFEVPEPVGKYQSARYSLVKLSPSTGRKHQLRRHMVHIRHPIIGDTTHGDGKQNKFAKQHFNFNNLALSCTQMGFSHPVTGKWVSINSQMHSEMRLWLEKLAPFCV; encoded by the coding sequence TTGGGTGAGCAAACACAACGCACTATGCAGAACGATTTAAAAGGCCAATTAACTGTGCATTCAGATGAGCAAACAATAGGAAAGGTAGACGTTGGTGAGGAAGATAGTGTCAATGCTCTTCATTTACCTGTGCTGTACCAAGATGAACATATCATCGCGATTGAGAAGCCGCCTGGCCTACTAGTACACAGAAGCCCGATTGATAGACATGAAACGGTGTTCGCAGTACAGACACTTAGAGACCAAATAGGCCAGCACGTCTATCCTGCTCATCGTTTAGACCGACCCACTTCAGGTGTGCTGGTGTTTAGCTTTAGCTCAGAAATTGCAGCAAAGCTTGGACAGCAGATGATGGACAAGCAGGTAGTAAAAACGTATCACGCTATAGTTCGCGGTTTTGTGCATCACACAGGGTATATCGATTACGCCCTAAAATACCGCTACGACAAAATTGCAGACAAGCATAAGCGCCCGCAGCAGCCGCCACAACCAGCATCAACTATGTATCAGTCAGTGGCAAAATTCGAAGTGCCTGAGCCTGTGGGCAAATACCAAAGTGCACGATATTCGCTAGTTAAGCTTTCTCCTAGTACCGGTCGTAAACATCAGCTTCGTCGGCACATGGTTCATATTCGTCACCCCATTATCGGCGACACGACCCACGGGGACGGCAAACAAAACAAATTCGCCAAGCAGCACTTTAATTTTAACAATTTGGCCTTAAGTTGTACTCAAATGGGCTTTTCTCATCCTGTCACTGGAAAGTGGGTATCAATTAATTCACAGATGCACAGTGAAATGCGACTATGGCTCGAAAAATTAGCGCCGTTTTGCGTTTAG
- a CDS encoding flavodoxin domain-containing protein, producing MATLKIIAGTVYGNAQHVAEQVEENLAEQGVDCSLESDPSVADFTDADALLIITSTTGQGDVPPNLEFVFSDLKDESPMLTGKPFAVAALGDSSYGDSFCGAGKQFHALLIELQGNAVADMLEVDAIETLEPEKDVVEWVNTIKDKLLA from the coding sequence ATGGCAACATTGAAAATTATTGCGGGTACAGTTTACGGCAATGCGCAACACGTAGCTGAGCAGGTGGAAGAGAACTTAGCTGAACAGGGCGTGGATTGCTCACTAGAAAGCGACCCGTCGGTTGCAGATTTTACTGATGCTGACGCACTTTTGATCATTACCTCTACAACAGGGCAGGGCGATGTACCACCAAACCTTGAGTTTGTGTTTTCAGATCTGAAAGACGAATCGCCTATGCTAACCGGCAAGCCATTCGCGGTAGCAGCGCTAGGCGATAGCAGCTATGGCGATAGTTTCTGTGGTGCAGGTAAACAGTTTCATGCGTTACTGATCGAGCTACAAGGTAACGCAGTTGCCGACATGTTAGAGGTTGACGCGATTGAAACCCTAGAGCCCGAAAAAGACGTAGTAGAGTGGGTAAACACCATTAAAGATAAGCTGTTGGCTTAA
- the dapD gene encoding 2,3,4,5-tetrahydropyridine-2,6-dicarboxylate N-succinyltransferase, with the protein MNELKAIIEDAFENRDSISPSSAPDEVRDAVAQAIDLLNTGKARVAEKIAGEWVVHQWLKKAVLLFFRLHNNDVIEGAESKFYDKVPLKYTNYTAEQFAADGARIVPPAAVRTGTFVGKNAVVMPSYVNIGAFVDEGTMVDTWATVGSCAQIGKNVHLSGGVGIGGVLEPLQANPTIIEDNCFIGARSEIVEGVIVEEGSVISMGVYIGQSTRIYDRETGEVHYGRVPAGSVVVAGNLPSADGKYSLYAAIIVKKVDAKTRAKVGINALLRGVE; encoded by the coding sequence ATGAATGAATTGAAAGCCATCATTGAAGACGCCTTCGAAAATCGCGATAGCATTAGCCCTTCATCTGCACCTGATGAAGTAAGAGATGCAGTAGCACAAGCTATTGACCTTTTAAACACAGGTAAAGCGCGCGTTGCAGAAAAAATTGCTGGCGAATGGGTAGTACATCAATGGCTTAAAAAAGCTGTTCTACTTTTCTTCCGTCTTCACAACAACGATGTGATTGAAGGCGCCGAAAGTAAGTTTTATGACAAAGTACCGCTTAAGTATACAAACTATACTGCTGAACAGTTTGCGGCTGACGGCGCGCGTATTGTTCCACCAGCAGCGGTACGTACGGGTACATTCGTAGGTAAGAACGCGGTTGTTATGCCTTCTTACGTAAACATTGGTGCGTTTGTTGACGAAGGTACTATGGTTGATACATGGGCGACAGTAGGCTCGTGCGCGCAAATTGGTAAGAATGTTCACCTTTCTGGTGGCGTGGGCATTGGTGGCGTATTAGAACCGCTTCAGGCTAACCCCACCATTATTGAAGATAACTGCTTTATCGGCGCGCGTTCTGAAATCGTAGAAGGCGTGATTGTTGAAGAAGGTTCTGTTATCTCAATGGGCGTTTACATCGGTCAGAGCACTCGTATTTATGACCGCGAAACCGGTGAAGTTCACTATGGCCGTGTACCAGCAGGTTCAGTAGTCGTGGCGGGTAACCTGCCAAGCGCAGATGGTAAATACAGCCTTTACGCCGCTATCATCGTGAAGAAAGTAGATGCGAAGACCCGCGCGAAAGTAGGTATCAACGCGCTACTTCGCGGCGTAGAATAA
- the glnD gene encoding [protein-PII] uridylyltransferase: MTLQSLIKNIDTISSVDEIPAIKSCVEASYAWITESFDATPVNQLVTGRAQFVDALLCHLWQLYGLDTVDELSLCAVGGYGRGHLQPHSDIDLLIVSKKKLKPDVQEKIGMFITLLWDIKLDVGQSVRTIKETVKLAKDDITIATNLVESRLLCGSEATFDKLWDEVNGRNSWSSKAFFSAKYDEQKKRHAKFNGTAYNLEPNIKENPGCLRDIQSIGWVAKKHFKEYDGWNLVGHGYFTEQEHSELIACRMHLWKMRCALHLVAGRSENRLLFDYQPDVAKMMGYGEEGKSSVEKMMRDFFRTVARVSELNQMLLQRFKYDMLNQSVQKSVIINEDFELLDNMISPRHETVFSSPEAILDFLHLVANTPEVQGLSTICIRQLRNAHRAFEAEYYVERPLCREKFMRLMKQPEFFDFAWDIMHQYGILQAYLPEWDAIVGMMQFDLFHAYTVDEHTHRLVKHVNYFFSRANKDFPRCGRICRNLDKPEVLYIAAIFHDIAKGRNGDHSTLGAQDVAKFCQQHDVPSDDAEMIAWLVENHLLMSVVAQRRDIYDPDVISEFAGAVRSHNHLNLLYTLTLADIRATNDNLWNDWKASLLRELYLMTQKALDNGLQCQVTLNERVTTHKHQARQILQERAIEPVAIDALWARLDDDYFVRFKPTQIAWHTDEIIKAQNEWLTPEHDGLLVKANDNSAKGGTEVFVYGKDRKALFAQVASVLDSRNCSIHDAHVTVTRDGYVFDSMLILENDGSRISSESRIASIENAISAQLEKPGRSHENKRKLPRQMKQLDVPTKVRFFNINDEATLIELEALDAPGILAKIGHAFVDTNMTLKLAKIATIGERAEDIFIVSNEAGKALTQEQQVNLKKRILFKLDQLEDITIP, from the coding sequence TTGACGCTGCAATCACTGATAAAGAATATCGACACAATTAGCTCTGTTGATGAAATCCCCGCCATTAAATCGTGCGTGGAAGCCAGTTATGCCTGGATAACGGAGTCCTTCGACGCTACGCCGGTTAATCAACTCGTTACCGGTCGTGCACAGTTCGTCGATGCGTTGCTTTGTCATCTTTGGCAACTTTATGGTTTAGATACCGTCGACGAATTATCGCTTTGCGCCGTTGGTGGTTACGGCCGTGGTCATCTGCAACCTCATTCAGACATCGATTTACTCATAGTTAGTAAAAAGAAGCTTAAGCCCGATGTACAAGAAAAAATTGGCATGTTCATCACCCTTTTATGGGATATCAAATTAGATGTTGGCCAGTCAGTTCGCACTATCAAAGAAACGGTCAAGCTAGCAAAAGACGATATTACGATTGCGACCAATTTAGTGGAAAGCCGATTACTTTGCGGCAGTGAAGCCACCTTTGATAAATTGTGGGATGAAGTTAACGGTCGAAACTCATGGTCGAGCAAAGCGTTTTTCTCAGCCAAGTACGACGAGCAGAAAAAACGCCACGCCAAATTCAACGGTACCGCTTATAACCTTGAACCTAACATCAAAGAAAACCCCGGGTGTTTGCGTGATATTCAATCTATTGGCTGGGTCGCCAAAAAGCATTTTAAAGAATATGACGGCTGGAATTTAGTAGGCCACGGCTACTTTACAGAACAAGAGCACAGTGAATTAATTGCTTGTCGCATGCACCTTTGGAAAATGCGTTGTGCACTGCACCTGGTTGCAGGCAGAAGCGAAAACCGACTGCTGTTTGATTACCAACCTGACGTTGCAAAAATGATGGGGTATGGTGAAGAAGGTAAATCGTCTGTCGAAAAAATGATGCGGGACTTTTTCCGCACAGTGGCGCGGGTGTCTGAACTGAATCAAATGCTGCTTCAGCGCTTCAAGTACGACATGCTGAACCAAAGCGTTCAGAAAAGCGTGATCATAAACGAAGATTTCGAGCTGCTCGATAATATGATATCGCCACGACACGAAACCGTGTTCTCCTCTCCCGAAGCAATCTTGGACTTTCTGCATTTGGTGGCCAACACGCCAGAAGTACAAGGCCTCAGTACGATTTGCATACGTCAGCTGCGCAACGCTCACCGCGCTTTTGAAGCAGAATACTATGTTGAGCGCCCACTGTGCCGCGAAAAATTCATGCGCTTAATGAAACAGCCTGAGTTCTTTGATTTTGCATGGGACATCATGCATCAATACGGCATTTTACAAGCTTATCTTCCTGAATGGGATGCCATTGTGGGTATGATGCAGTTCGACTTGTTTCACGCCTACACGGTGGACGAGCACACTCACCGATTAGTGAAGCATGTTAACTACTTTTTCTCAAGGGCAAATAAAGACTTCCCACGCTGCGGCAGAATTTGCAGAAACCTCGATAAACCAGAAGTGCTTTATATCGCTGCTATTTTCCACGATATCGCCAAAGGTAGAAATGGCGATCATTCCACATTAGGCGCCCAAGATGTAGCAAAGTTCTGTCAGCAACACGATGTTCCCAGTGACGATGCTGAAATGATTGCATGGCTTGTAGAAAATCACCTACTGATGTCAGTGGTAGCCCAACGCCGCGATATTTATGACCCAGACGTTATAAGCGAGTTTGCTGGCGCGGTAAGAAGCCACAATCACCTTAATTTGCTTTATACGCTAACCCTTGCCGATATTCGTGCCACCAATGACAACCTTTGGAACGACTGGAAAGCATCTTTACTTCGCGAATTATATTTAATGACGCAAAAGGCATTGGATAATGGACTACAGTGTCAAGTAACATTGAACGAGCGAGTAACTACTCACAAACACCAAGCAAGGCAAATTTTGCAAGAGCGCGCTATTGAGCCTGTTGCTATAGATGCATTGTGGGCCCGCCTGGACGACGATTACTTTGTTCGCTTTAAGCCTACTCAAATCGCGTGGCATACTGATGAAATTATTAAAGCTCAGAATGAATGGCTTACACCAGAGCACGATGGTTTGTTAGTAAAAGCAAATGATAACAGCGCGAAAGGTGGCACTGAGGTGTTTGTTTACGGCAAAGATAGAAAAGCATTGTTTGCGCAAGTCGCGTCAGTGCTAGACAGTCGCAACTGTTCAATTCACGACGCCCACGTTACCGTGACCAGAGATGGCTATGTGTTCGATAGCATGCTTATTCTTGAAAATGACGGCAGTCGTATAAGCTCAGAGTCTCGCATTGCGTCCATTGAAAATGCTATTTCTGCTCAACTTGAAAAGCCGGGGCGTTCGCACGAAAATAAGCGTAAATTGCCTCGGCAAATGAAACAACTTGACGTGCCTACTAAGGTACGCTTTTTCAATATCAACGATGAAGCCACGCTTATTGAGTTAGAAGCCCTAGACGCTCCGGGCATTTTAGCTAAAATTGGTCACGCATTCGTTGATACTAATATGACGCTTAAGCTTGCGAAAATTGCCACCATTGGCGAGCGAGCAGAAGATATTTTTATCGTCAGCAATGAGGCTGGCAAAGCATTAACCCAAGAACAACAGGTGAACCTTAAAAAGCGTATCCTGTTCAAACTCGACCAACTTGAAGATATCACAATACCATGA
- the map gene encoding type I methionyl aminopeptidase: MTAIIKTPEEIEKMRVAGKLAAEVLTMIGPYVKKGVTTDELNTICHDYIVNEQKAVPAPLNYGHPPFPKSICTSVNHCICHGIPSDKKLKDGDIINIDVTVIKDGYHGDTSKMFVVGKPSILAERLIRVTQECLYKAIEQVKPGMRLGDIGHICQTHAEAHNYSIVREYCGHGIGASFHEEPQIVHYGKPGTGDVLEPGMCFTIEPMVNAGKRYSKVLPDQWTVVTKDRSLSAQWEHTLLVTETGVEILTLREEETLERIISHG; the protein is encoded by the coding sequence GTGACAGCTATTATCAAAACCCCAGAAGAAATCGAAAAAATGCGCGTAGCCGGTAAATTGGCAGCCGAGGTGCTTACTATGATAGGGCCTTACGTAAAGAAAGGCGTTACCACAGATGAGCTAAATACTATTTGCCACGACTACATTGTAAATGAGCAAAAAGCGGTACCTGCGCCTTTAAACTACGGCCACCCGCCTTTTCCAAAGTCTATCTGTACGTCGGTAAACCACTGTATTTGCCACGGTATTCCTTCTGACAAGAAACTGAAAGACGGCGACATCATTAATATCGACGTGACAGTTATTAAAGATGGCTATCATGGCGATACGTCAAAAATGTTTGTGGTAGGTAAGCCTTCTATTCTTGCAGAACGCCTAATTCGCGTCACCCAAGAATGCTTATACAAAGCTATTGAGCAAGTGAAACCGGGCATGCGTCTTGGCGATATCGGTCATATTTGTCAAACCCATGCTGAAGCGCATAACTATTCAATAGTTCGTGAATACTGCGGCCACGGTATTGGCGCTAGTTTCCACGAAGAGCCACAAATTGTTCACTACGGAAAGCCAGGGACGGGTGATGTGTTAGAGCCAGGCATGTGCTTTACCATCGAACCTATGGTAAACGCAGGCAAGCGCTACTCAAAAGTGCTACCAGACCAATGGACTGTGGTAACTAAAGACAGAAGTTTAAGCGCCCAATGGGAGCACACCCTATTGGTCACTGAAACCGGCGTTGAGATTCTTACGCTTCGCGAAGAAGAAACCTTGGAACGCATCATTTCTCACGGATAA
- the rpsB gene encoding 30S ribosomal protein S2, which yields MANVSMRDMLKAGVHFGHQTRYWNPKMKPFIFGARNKVHIINLEKTVPLFNNALNYLSGVASKKGKILFVGTKRAAGEAVKDAALKCDQYYVNKRWLGGMLTNWKTVRQSIKRLKDLEQQSQDGTFEKLTKKEALMLQREMDKLENSLGGIKDMGGLPDAIFVIDADHEHIAVTEARNLGIPVVGVVDTNSNPDGVDYIIPGNDDAIRAIQLYLDAAANAINSGRESNLEVQAEQDDFVEAAE from the coding sequence ATGGCTAATGTTTCTATGCGTGACATGCTGAAAGCAGGTGTGCATTTCGGTCACCAAACTCGTTACTGGAACCCAAAGATGAAGCCTTTCATCTTCGGCGCTCGTAACAAAGTTCATATCATCAACCTTGAAAAAACGGTTCCACTTTTCAACAACGCACTTAACTACCTTTCAGGTGTTGCGTCTAAGAAAGGTAAAATCCTTTTCGTTGGTACTAAGCGCGCAGCTGGCGAAGCAGTTAAAGATGCTGCTCTTAAGTGCGACCAGTACTACGTAAACAAGCGTTGGTTAGGTGGTATGCTGACTAACTGGAAAACAGTACGTCAGTCAATCAAGCGTCTTAAAGATCTTGAGCAGCAAAGCCAAGACGGTACGTTTGAGAAGCTAACTAAGAAAGAAGCACTTATGCTTCAGCGCGAAATGGACAAGCTTGAAAACAGCCTTGGCGGTATCAAAGACATGGGCGGTCTTCCAGACGCGATCTTTGTTATCGACGCAGATCACGAGCACATTGCTGTAACAGAAGCTCGTAACCTAGGTATTCCTGTTGTTGGTGTTGTTGATACTAACTCTAACCCAGACGGTGTTGATTACATCATCCCTGGTAACGACGATGCTATCCGCGCTATCCAACTTTACTTGGATGCTGCTGCAAACGCTATCAACTCAGGTCGCGAAAGCAACCTTGAAGTACAAGCTGAGCAAGACGACTTCGTAGAAGCAGCAGAGTAA
- the tsf gene encoding translation elongation factor Ts has protein sequence MAVTAALVKELRERTGAGMLDCKKALVETDGDIELAIENMRKSGQAKAAKKAGRIAAEGVILTKVEAGRATMLELNCETDFVARDEGFLKFGNELLEVAAANNINDIEALNDAELNGSKVSEVRDALVAKIGENISPRRVINVEGDTLGAYVHGGRIGVISILTGGDEELAKDVAMHVAAASPQFVKPENVPAEVVEKEKEIQIEIAIQSGKPADIAEKMVAGRMKKFTGEVSLTGQPFVKDPSISVAELLKNNSADVINFVRFEVGEGIEKKTEDFAAEVAAQMAAAKK, from the coding sequence ATGGCAGTGACTGCAGCACTAGTTAAAGAACTGCGCGAACGTACTGGCGCAGGTATGCTGGATTGTAAAAAAGCCCTGGTTGAAACGGATGGTGACATTGAGTTAGCCATTGAAAACATGCGTAAATCAGGCCAAGCGAAAGCGGCTAAAAAAGCAGGCCGTATCGCAGCTGAAGGTGTAATCCTTACTAAGGTTGAAGCGGGTCGCGCGACTATGCTTGAACTAAACTGTGAAACTGACTTCGTAGCACGTGACGAAGGTTTCCTTAAATTTGGTAACGAGCTTCTAGAAGTAGCAGCTGCTAACAACATCAACGACATCGAAGCGCTTAACGATGCAGAACTTAACGGTTCTAAAGTAAGCGAAGTTCGTGACGCACTTGTTGCTAAAATCGGCGAAAACATCTCTCCTCGTCGCGTTATCAACGTTGAAGGCGATACACTAGGCGCGTATGTACACGGCGGCCGTATTGGTGTTATCTCTATCCTTACTGGCGGTGACGAAGAGCTAGCGAAAGACGTTGCAATGCACGTTGCAGCTGCAAGCCCGCAGTTCGTTAAGCCTGAAAATGTTCCAGCAGAAGTTGTTGAGAAAGAGAAAGAAATCCAAATCGAAATCGCTATCCAGTCTGGTAAGCCAGCTGATATCGCTGAGAAAATGGTTGCAGGCCGCATGAAGAAGTTCACTGGCGAAGTGAGCTTGACTGGTCAGCCTTTCGTTAAAGATCCTTCAATCTCTGTTGCTGAGCTTCTTAAGAACAACAGCGCAGACGTAATCAACTTCGTACGTTTCGAAGTTGGTGAAGGTATCGAGAAGAAGACTGAAGACTTCGCTGCTGAAGTAGCTGCTCAAATGGCTGCTGCTAAGAAATAA
- the pyrH gene encoding UMP kinase, translated as MSITPKSAYRRILLKLSGEALMGAEGFGIDPKVLDRMAQEIKELVELGVQVGLVIGGGNLFRGEGLAKAGMNRVVGDHMGMLATVMNGLAMRDALHRAFVNARMMSAIPLNGVCDAYNWAEAISLLKSGRVVIFSAGTGNPFFTTDSAACLRGIEIEADAVLKATKVDGVYSDDPVKNPEATLYEELTYQEVLEKELKVMDLSAFTLARDHSLPIRVFNMNKPGCLKRVVMGEKEGTVIRHADND; from the coding sequence ATGAGTATCACACCAAAATCAGCATACCGACGCATTTTGTTAAAGCTTAGTGGTGAAGCCCTAATGGGGGCGGAAGGCTTTGGCATAGACCCTAAAGTGCTAGATAGAATGGCGCAAGAAATTAAAGAGCTGGTTGAACTTGGTGTTCAAGTTGGTCTTGTTATCGGTGGTGGTAACTTGTTCCGTGGCGAAGGCTTAGCAAAAGCGGGAATGAACCGCGTTGTTGGCGATCACATGGGAATGCTGGCTACCGTAATGAATGGCTTAGCCATGCGCGATGCGCTTCATCGTGCATTTGTAAATGCGCGAATGATGTCAGCAATACCGCTAAACGGTGTTTGCGATGCCTACAACTGGGCAGAAGCCATTAGCCTTCTTAAGTCAGGCCGTGTTGTTATCTTCTCTGCCGGTACAGGCAACCCTTTCTTCACCACAGACTCAGCGGCTTGTTTACGCGGTATCGAAATTGAAGCCGATGCGGTATTGAAAGCGACAAAAGTTGATGGTGTTTACAGCGATGATCCGGTGAAAAATCCAGAAGCAACGCTTTATGAAGAACTGACTTATCAAGAAGTACTAGAAAAAGAACTTAAAGTGATGGACTTGTCAGCGTTTACTTTGGCGCGCGATCACAGCTTGCCAATTCGCGTATTCAACATGAATAAGCCAGGTTGCCTGAAGCGTGTTGTGATGGGCGAAAAAGAAGGTACTGTTATTCGCCACGCTGACAACGATTAA
- the frr gene encoding ribosome recycling factor gives MIDEIELDAQERMEKSLVSLKGQFSKIRTGRAHPSLLDGIMVPYYGVDTPLKQVANVVAEDSRTLALTVFDKSAIQAVEKAIMQSDLGLNPMSAGGSIRIPLPPLTEERRKDLIRVVRNEAEGGRVAIRNIRRDANGDIKDLLKEKEISEDESRAAEENIQSITNDFIKKVDSMLADKEKELMEV, from the coding sequence GTGATTGATGAAATTGAATTAGATGCGCAAGAGCGCATGGAAAAAAGCCTAGTTTCTCTTAAGGGCCAATTCAGCAAAATCCGCACAGGTCGTGCGCATCCAAGCCTTCTAGATGGCATCATGGTACCTTATTACGGCGTAGACACGCCGCTAAAGCAAGTGGCTAACGTCGTTGCAGAAGACAGTCGTACTCTAGCGTTAACTGTGTTTGATAAAAGCGCCATTCAAGCGGTAGAAAAAGCCATTATGCAGTCTGATTTGGGTTTAAACCCAATGAGTGCAGGTGGTTCAATTCGTATTCCACTTCCTCCTCTTACTGAAGAGCGTCGTAAAGACCTTATCCGCGTTGTTCGCAATGAAGCGGAAGGTGGTCGTGTCGCTATCCGTAACATCCGTCGTGACGCGAACGGTGACATCAAAGATCTTCTTAAAGAAAAAGAAATCAGTGAAGATGAGAGCCGCGCTGCTGAAGAGAACATTCAATCTATTACTAACGATTTCATTAAGAAAGTTGACAGCATGCTTGCTGACAAAGAAAAAGAACTAATGGAAGTATAA